A stretch of DNA from Mycolicibacterium celeriflavum:
CCGCGCGGACCCAGGGTCACCCGCACCGCGTCGGCCAGCTTGTCCACGCCGGCCTCCAGTGCGCGGCGCGCAGTCTCGTTGAACTCAATCTGCTTGCTCATCGCTGTCTTTCCTTACGGTCCGTACGGGCTGCAATTGCCTATGGACGCATGCCGCCCCGGAAATCACCCGCGTAGACGGGGATTCCCGGGGCGGAACACGGGTGCTTACTTGTTGACGACGGCCAGCACGTCGCGAGCCGACAGGATCAGGTACTCCTCGCCGTTGTACTTGATCTCGGTGCCGCCGTACTTGCTGTAGATGACGGTGTCGCCCTCGGAGACGTCCAGCGGGATGCGCTTCTCGCCGTCCTCGTCCCAGCGGCCGGGGCCAACTGCGACGACGGTGCCTTCTTGCGGCTTCTCCTTGGCGGTGTCGGGAATGACCAGACCGGAAGCGGTCGTGGTCTCGGCCTCGTTGGCCTGAACGAGGATCTTGTCCTCGAGTGGCTTGATGTTCACGCTCGCCACGATGGAGCCCTCCACTAGTTCGGGTACCGATCCGGATTTTCCGGATCTCTCAGTTACCAGGTGTTCGGCATGGCGTCCGTGCCCACGCACCGTCGTCGCGGGTGCCGGCGCAGGGATTGGCCGCCTGCCACCTAGCACTCTATACATGAGAGTGCTAGCACTCAAGGCCCGGCTACGCCACCTGGCCCTGCACCACCGGCAGCCCGGGGTCGCTGGCCGCATCCAGCGGCGACGCCGGCGCGCCCGCCGCGATCAGGTGAGCGGCGAACGAAGCGATCATCGCGCCGTTATCGGTGCACAACCGGGGCCGCGGGATACGCAGCGTAAGCCCGTTGGCGACGCACCGCTCCTCGGCCAGTTCCCGCAGTCGCGAGTTCGCCGCCACCCCGCCGGCGATCAACAGCGTCTTGACGCCCAGGTCGTTGCACGCGCGCACGGCCTTGCGCGTCAGCACGTCGGCGACGGCCTCTTGGAAGCCCGCGGCCACGTCGGCCTTCGACGCGTCCGGGTGGCTCTCGACATAGCGCGCCACACTGGTCTTGAGTCCGGAGAAGCTGAACGCGTATGGGTCGTCGCGTGGGCCGGTCATTCCGCGAGGGAACACGATCGCCTCGCGATCCCCCTCTCGGGCCAGGTCGTCGAGCACCTTGCCGCCGGGATAACCAAGGCCAAGCAGCCGTGCGACCTTGTCGTACGCCTCGCCTGCGGCGTCGTCGACGGTGCTGCCCATTTCGACGATCGGCTCGCCCAGCGACCGCACGTGCAACAGGTTGGTGTGCCCACCCGACACCAGTAGGCCGACGCTCTCTGGCAGCGGGCCGTGGTCGTACACGTCGGCGGCCAGGTGCCCGCCCAGGTGGTTGACGGCGTAGAACGGCACCTGCCACGCCGCCGAATACGCTTTGGCCGCAGCCACTCCCACGAGCAGCGCGCCCGCCAGGCCGGGACCGATCGTCGCTGCGACGGCGTCCGGTCTGGCCAATCCGGCCGCCTGCAGCGCGCGTCGCATCGTGGGGCCCAACGCCTCCAGGTGTGCCCGGGAGGCGATCTCCGGGACCACCCCGCCGAACCGCGCGTGTTCGTCGACGCTCGATGCGACTTCGTCAGCGAGCAGCGTCACCGACCCGTCGGTGCCCAATTCCGCGATGCCGACGCCGGTTTCGTCGCACGAGCTCTCGATGGCCAGGATGATCATGTCGAATCGCGCTTCATCGTATAGGCGTCCGCGCCGCTCGCACGGTAGTAGCGCTTGCGTAGCCCGACGTTGACGAAGCCGACGCTCTCGTAGAGCTTGATCGCCGCTTCGTTGTCCGTGCGGACCTCCAGGAACACCGCGCCGCCCGCCGCGTGCTCGAGTAGCTCGGCGAGCATCCGGCGACCGATGCCCTGCCCCTGATAGGCCGGGTCGACGCCGATTGTGTGAATCTCATACTCGTACGGCTTCTTTCGGCCCAGCCGCGCGATTCCCGCGTATCCGACGAGCTTGTCCTCATCGCGCGCGGCGACGTAGCGGATGTGCTTGGCGGCGAGTTCGGCGAGGAATGCGCGCGTGGGCCACGGGTCGTCACCGTCGAACAGCTGCGCCTCCAACTCGGCGCACCGGGCCGCGTCGGACGGCTCGAGCGGTCCGTACACGATGCTCATCGGCTGGCCACCGAGGGTTTGGCGTCGGGGCGGCGCAGATACAGCGGCACCAGGGGCGCCGGCTCGGACGTCCAGTCCGCGACCGCACGCACCAGGCCCGCCACGGTCGGATATACCGGAGGCCGAGCGAGCGCCTCCGCGGCCCCGGGCACGTCGGCGGGCGCGTTCACCGCCGGCCCGTCGACGCGGATCCCGTCGCGGTAGCGGGCCCAGTACACCTCACGGCGGCGCGCATCCGTCACCACAAGAACGTCGCCGGAGGTCTGTATGCCGATCGCGTCGAGGCTGCAGACGCCGCGCACCGGTATGCCCAGGGCGTGCCCGAAGGCCGCGGCGCTCGCCATCCCGACGCGCAGGCCGGTGAACGGCCCGGGCCCGCAACCGACGACGACGGCACCCAGATCGGCGACGGTCACCTGCGCGTCGGTGAGCGCGGCCACCACGTTGGGCGTCAGCTGTTCGGCGTGCGCCCTGGCGTCGATGGTGACCCGCTCGGCCAACACCTCGAGTCCATCCAGGCGGACGACGCCCGCGGTGACCGCCGGCGTCGCGGTGTCGATGGCCAGGATGAGCGTCACGGGCTGGTCCAGTTCCAGATCGCCGTGCGGACGTCGGTGTCGCGGTCGCGTTCCAGCCGGATGTCGAGGTGGCTGTCGGAGAGCCGTTCGGCCAATCCCTCACCCCATTCCACGACGACCACGGCGTCGTCGAGCTCCGTGTCGAGGTCCAGCGAGTCGAGTTCGGCGAGCAGGTCGACCGAACCGTGGTCCAAGAGCCGGTACAGGTCGACGTGGATCATCGCCGGCGCGGCCGGGCGGCGGCCACGGTGCACCCGCGCCAGCACGAACGTCGGCGAGATCACCGGTCCTTCCACATCCATCGCCTGCGCGATGCCCTTGGCCAGCACGGTTTTTCCCGCCCCCAGCGGCCCGGACAACACGACGACGTCACCGGCGCGCAGCTGCCTCCCGAGTTGCGCACCGAGCGCGAGGGTGTCTTCGGCGGTGGGCAGTTCTGCTGTGCCCGACGCCCGTTCAGCCATGGTTGCGAACCTTCTCGCGTACCCGGCGGGTGAGCGCGACGAGCTTGGAGGGTGTCGAGCGCTCGACGAGCCGCACGAGTGCGTCGTTGATGGCCTCGGGCTGCTCCAGCTGGACGAGATGGCCTGCGCCGCCGACGATCAGCAACTGGGCTTTCGGCAGTGCAGCCGCCATGGCCTGTGAGTACTCCACCGGTGTCAGCAGGTCGCGGTCCCCGCACGCGATCAGTGTCGGTACCTTGCGCAGTGTCGCCAAGCCCTCGCTCTCGTCGTGTACTTCGAGGGCGTGCAGGAACTCGACGAGGGTCGCAAGCGGGGTGCCGTGCATCATTCGTTCCGAGAACGCCACGACGCTCGGGCTGATCTCCTCGTCACCATAGGATGCGGCCCGCAGGATCGGGGCGATCACCGACTTCGCGGCGCCGCGCGTGCGGTGCACCGCCTTCGGCGCGTAGCGCACCGCGAATCGAGCGGCCTCCAGCGCCGGGTTCTTCAGGATCTCGCCGAGCGGGGATCGCGAAACCCCGTCGGCGGCAGAGGCGATGAGCGCGACACCGACAACGCGGGTCGGATAGCGGTGCGGGAACTGTCGCGCGTGCGACAGCACGGTCATGCCACCCATCGAGTGACCGACCAGCACCACCGGACCGCGCGGTGCCACCACCTTCAACACCGCCTCCAGGTCCTGCCCGAGCTGTGTCACCGTGTACGTCTCGGGCGGTGCCTCGTCCGACTGACCGTGACCACGCTGGTCGTAGAACACCATTCGCACCTGGGCGCCCCACTGTTCGGTCAACCTGACGCGCTGAAAATAGAAGGCGCCCATCCTCAGACAGAACCCGTGCGCGAACAGAACCGTCAACGGTGCGTCTTCGGGACCGACCTCGCGGACCGCCAGCGACACCCCGTCCGGGGTGGTGACGACGGAACTGCGGTCCGCGTCGAGAAGCTCGAAATCCTCGTCGCGGTACTGGTCGTCGACGGTCACGCGGCGCCGCAGCGAACGGGCGACAGACATTCCGGCGGCGCTGCCAACCGCGGTCAGCCCGGCTGCGCCCGCGAGCCAGCGCGTGTTCGAGTTGCGGCCGCGTGGCCGGGGGAAGTTCATTTCGGTCAACGTGTTTCGCCCGTCGACCCGATGTAGGTCCGCACGAAACGGCCGCGCGGGCTGGTCACCACTTCGTAGTTGATGGTGCCGAGCAGGTCGGCCCAGTCCTGCGCGGTCGATTCCCCCTGGACGCCCGGCCCGAACAGGATCGCGTCGTCACCTTCGACAGCATCACCGTCGGGTCCGAGGTCGACGACGAACTGGTCCATGCAGATTCGCCCGACACCGCGACGCAGCCGGCCGTTGATCAGCACGTCGATGCGGTTGCTCAAATTCCGGAAGACGCCGTCGGCGTAGCCGACAGGCAACAGCGCCACCGTGGTGTCGCGGTCAGCGACCCACGTGTGCCCGTAGGACACGCCGTCCCCGGCGCGCAGCGACCGCACCAGCGCCACCGGACATTTCAGCGTCATCGCCGGGCGCAGCCCCATGTCACCGCGTTCCGGTATCGGAGTCTGGCCGTACACCGCGATGCCGGGGCGCACGAGATCGAACGCCAGGTCTGGGCGCGTCATCGCTGCCGGGCTGTTGCTCAGGTGCACGATCTCGAACTGCACGCCCTGTTCGGCCGCATAGGTTCTCATCTCGGTGAGCCGTTGCGCCTGTTGGCTATTGAGCGGATCGTCCGGATTGTCGCCGTGCACCAGGTGCGACATCAGTCCACGGACCCTGAGCGCGCCGTCGGCCTGTGCGCGCTTCAGCGTGGCGATCATCGCCGGATAGTCGGCCGGGCCGACGCCGTTACGGCTCAGCCCGGTGTCGGCTTTGACGGTGACCGAGGCGCTGCGTCCGGTCCTGGTGACCGCGTCGAGCAGTTCGCCGAGTTGACGCACCGATGACACCGCGATCTGCACGTCGGCGGCCACCGCGGGCGCGAAGTCGGTGCCCGGCGGGTGCAACCAGGCCAGCACCGGAGCGGTGATGCCGTCGCGGCGCAGCGCCAACGCCTCGGCGACCGTCGCCACCCCGAGTTCGGCGGCGCCTGCGGCCAGGGCCGCCCGGCTCACCTGCGTGGCGCCGTGGCCGTAGCCGTCGGCTTTGACGACGACCAGCACCTGCGCCGTGCCCGCGAGGTCGCGCAACAGCCGCACGTTGTGGGCGATCGCATCGAGGTCGACCACCGCCTGCGGGACCGCCGTCGCGATCGAATATGCCTGCAAGGTATCCATCTGGCCCAATTGTCCCAGACCGCCGATCCAGGCCGCCGAACGCTAGTGCGCGAAGGGCTGCTCCCGGTCGAAGTGACCTTGCGGTTTGAGCTCGTCGAGGTGCGCCAGCACCGTGGCCAGATCGTCGTGCAGCGCCCGGGCCAGGTCCGCGGAGAAACCCTCCCGCACCACAATGCGCAGCATCGTGACGTCCGCGGCGCCTTCCGGCATCGTGTAGGCGGGCACCTGCCAGCCGTAGGAGCGCAACGCCTGGGACACGTCGAATTCGGTGTAACCGAAGTCGCCGGCCAGCTTGAAGCTGACCACCGGAATGGCCGAGCCGTCGGCGACGACCTCGAAGTGCTCGCTCTCGCGCAGCTGGTCGCCCAGCCACCGTGCAGTCTGCGAAAGACACTGCATCACTTGCATATACCCGCCGCGGCCCAGGCGCAGGAAGTTGTAGTACTGCCCGACCACCTGATTGCCGGGCCGCGAGAAATTCAGCGTGAACGTCGGCATGTCGCCACCGAGGTAGTTGACATGGAAGACCAGGCCCTCGGGCAGCCACTCCGAATTGCGCCACACCACAAACCCGATACCCGGATAGGTCAGCCCGTACTTGTGGCCGCTGACGTTGATCGAGACCACCCGCGGCAGCCGGAAGTCCCACTCCAGGTCGGGATGCAGAAACGGCACCACGAAACCGCCGCTGGCCGCGTCCACATGCACCGGAACATCCAATCCACCGCCCGCGGCGAGGTCGTCGAGCGCCGAGCAGATCTCCGCGATCGGCTCGAGTTCACCGGTGTAGGTGGTGCCCAGGATGGCCACCACCCCGATGGTGTCCTCGTCGATGTTCTGCAGCACCTGCTCGGGCGTGATGACGTAGCGGTCCTCCGCCATCGGGAGATAGCGCGGCTCGACGTCGAAGTAGCGACAGAACTTCTCCCAGACCACCTGAACGTTGGCGCCCATCACCAGGTTCGGTGTGCGGCCCTTCCAGTCTTTGCCGACCTTCTCGCGCCAGCGCCACTTCATCGCGAGGCCGGCCAGCATGACCGCCTCGCTGGAACCGATCGTCGACACGCCGACCGCGCTCGACGGGTCGTCGTCGCGCAGGTCCTCGGCGTGGAACAGGTCGGCCACCATGCATACGCAGCGCTGCTCGATCGCCGCGGTCGCCGGGTATTCGTCCTTGTCGATCATGTTCTTGTCGAAGGTCTCGGCCATCAGCTTTTCGGCCTGCGGGTCCATCCACGTCGTGACGAACGTCGCGAGATTCAGCCGGGAACTGCCATCGAGCATGAGCTCGTCGTGGATGAAGCGGTAGGCGGTATCGGGATCCATCGCATCGTCGGGCAGTCGCAGCGACGGCACAGGCGCCATCGCCAGCCGTCCGGTGTAGGCGGGGGCGACCTGCGGCGCGTGACTGCGCGTGGGCGACATGGCGTTCCTCTCGTTACAGACTGGCTCACAAACTGGCTAGGGCACTTCGGACGTGCGCGAGAATCCGCGACGAAGAAGTCGGGGCGGGATGGGGTCCCGGATCGGAGGCGGCCAGGTTCGCGGCACGGGCGTGGACGAACGCCGCCGCAGCGGCAGCCTCGCCCGCGGGCAGGCCCGCGGCCAGCAGCGCGCCGATGACACCCGTCAGCACGTCGCCGGATCCGGCTGTGGCAGCCCATGATTGGCCCGCAGGGTTCAGGTACACCGGCCCGCCGGGTTCGGCGATGACGGTCACGTTTCCCTTCAGCAGCACGGTCACGCCGAGCCGGTCGGCCAGCTTGCGGGCCGCCCCGACGCGGTCGTCGCCGGGCGCCGAACCGGCCAGTCGCGCGAACTCGCCCGCATGCGGCGTCAGCACCGTGGGCGCCGCGCGACCGTCGACGAGATCGGGATGCGCTGCCAGGATCGTCAGGCCGTCGGCGTCGACGACCACCGGCAGGCCGCTGTCCAAGGCGAACCACAGCGCCGACGCACCCGCATCGTCGGTGCCCAGGCCGGGCCCGACCGCCCACGCCTGCACGCGACCAGAAGCGCTCGCGCTCGGGGCGGCGATCACCTCCGGCCACTGCGAAAGAACCTGCTGTCCAGCGGTTCCCGCGTAGCGCACCATGCCCGACGTCGCCGCGACCGCAGCCCCGGTGCACAGGACGGCGGCCCCCGGATAGGTGGCGGACCCCGCGAGGACACCGGTGACTCCCTGCGTGTACTTGTCGTCATTGGGACCTGGCACCGGCCAACGGGCCACCACATCGGCGGCGTCGAACGACATCATGTCGGACGACGGCAGATCCAGCCCGATGTCGACCAACTCGACGCGGCCGCAATCCCCCAGTGCGTGAACCGGTTTGAGGCCACCAAAGGTCACGGTCAACGCGGCTCGCACGTGCGGCCCGTCGGCCACCCCGGTCTGCACATCTACCCCGCTGGGAATGTCGACGGCGACCACGGGAATGCCGGCTTCCTCGACGACA
This window harbors:
- the rimI gene encoding ribosomal protein S18-alanine N-acetyltransferase, which encodes MSIVYGPLEPSDAARCAELEAQLFDGDDPWPTRAFLAELAAKHIRYVAARDEDKLVGYAGIARLGRKKPYEYEIHTIGVDPAYQGQGIGRRMLAELLEHAAGGAVFLEVRTDNEAAIKLYESVGFVNVGLRKRYYRASGADAYTMKRDST
- the tsaE gene encoding tRNA (adenosine(37)-N6)-threonylcarbamoyltransferase complex ATPase subunit type 1 TsaE — its product is MAERASGTAELPTAEDTLALGAQLGRQLRAGDVVVLSGPLGAGKTVLAKGIAQAMDVEGPVISPTFVLARVHRGRRPAAPAMIHVDLYRLLDHGSVDLLAELDSLDLDTELDDAVVVVEWGEGLAERLSDSHLDIRLERDRDTDVRTAIWNWTSP
- a CDS encoding glutamate decarboxylase — protein: MSPTRSHAPQVAPAYTGRLAMAPVPSLRLPDDAMDPDTAYRFIHDELMLDGSSRLNLATFVTTWMDPQAEKLMAETFDKNMIDKDEYPATAAIEQRCVCMVADLFHAEDLRDDDPSSAVGVSTIGSSEAVMLAGLAMKWRWREKVGKDWKGRTPNLVMGANVQVVWEKFCRYFDVEPRYLPMAEDRYVITPEQVLQNIDEDTIGVVAILGTTYTGELEPIAEICSALDDLAAGGGLDVPVHVDAASGGFVVPFLHPDLEWDFRLPRVVSINVSGHKYGLTYPGIGFVVWRNSEWLPEGLVFHVNYLGGDMPTFTLNFSRPGNQVVGQYYNFLRLGRGGYMQVMQCLSQTARWLGDQLRESEHFEVVADGSAIPVVSFKLAGDFGYTEFDVSQALRSYGWQVPAYTMPEGAADVTMLRIVVREGFSADLARALHDDLATVLAHLDELKPQGHFDREQPFAH
- a CDS encoding alpha/beta fold hydrolase, with the translated sequence MNFPRPRGRNSNTRWLAGAAGLTAVGSAAGMSVARSLRRRVTVDDQYRDEDFELLDADRSSVVTTPDGVSLAVREVGPEDAPLTVLFAHGFCLRMGAFYFQRVRLTEQWGAQVRMVFYDQRGHGQSDEAPPETYTVTQLGQDLEAVLKVVAPRGPVVLVGHSMGGMTVLSHARQFPHRYPTRVVGVALIASAADGVSRSPLGEILKNPALEAARFAVRYAPKAVHRTRGAAKSVIAPILRAASYGDEEISPSVVAFSERMMHGTPLATLVEFLHALEVHDESEGLATLRKVPTLIACGDRDLLTPVEYSQAMAAALPKAQLLIVGGAGHLVQLEQPEAINDALVRLVERSTPSKLVALTRRVREKVRNHG
- the groES gene encoding co-chaperone GroES, translating into MASVNIKPLEDKILVQANEAETTTASGLVIPDTAKEKPQEGTVVAVGPGRWDEDGEKRIPLDVSEGDTVIYSKYGGTEIKYNGEEYLILSARDVLAVVNK
- a CDS encoding NAD(P)H-hydrate dehydratase, with translation MRHYYTADQIREAEAPLLASLPDGALMRRAANGLAVAIARELVLRAGGVSGRHVCAVVGSGDNGGDALWAATFLRRRGAGAAAVLLNLDRTHRRALAAFTGAGGRIVETVPAEADLVIDGVVGISGTGPLRPNAAEVFTVVEEAGIPVVAVDIPSGVDVQTGVADGPHVRAALTVTFGGLKPVHALGDCGRVELVDIGLDLPSSDMMSFDAADVVARWPVPGPNDDKYTQGVTGVLAGSATYPGAAVLCTGAAVAATSGMVRYAGTAGQQVLSQWPEVIAAPSASASGRVQAWAVGPGLGTDDAGASALWFALDSGLPVVVDADGLTILAAHPDLVDGRAAPTVLTPHAGEFARLAGSAPGDDRVGAARKLADRLGVTVLLKGNVTVIAEPGGPVYLNPAGQSWAATAGSGDVLTGVIGALLAAGLPAGEAAAAAAFVHARAANLAASDPGPHPAPTSSSRILAHVRSALASL
- the tsaB gene encoding tRNA (adenosine(37)-N6)-threonylcarbamoyltransferase complex dimerization subunit type 1 TsaB, encoding MTLILAIDTATPAVTAGVVRLDGLEVLAERVTIDARAHAEQLTPNVVAALTDAQVTVADLGAVVVGCGPGPFTGLRVGMASAAAFGHALGIPVRGVCSLDAIGIQTSGDVLVVTDARRREVYWARYRDGIRVDGPAVNAPADVPGAAEALARPPVYPTVAGLVRAVADWTSEPAPLVPLYLRRPDAKPSVASR
- the alr gene encoding alanine racemase, translated to MDTLQAYSIATAVPQAVVDLDAIAHNVRLLRDLAGTAQVLVVVKADGYGHGATQVSRAALAAGAAELGVATVAEALALRRDGITAPVLAWLHPPGTDFAPAVAADVQIAVSSVRQLGELLDAVTRTGRSASVTVKADTGLSRNGVGPADYPAMIATLKRAQADGALRVRGLMSHLVHGDNPDDPLNSQQAQRLTEMRTYAAEQGVQFEIVHLSNSPAAMTRPDLAFDLVRPGIAVYGQTPIPERGDMGLRPAMTLKCPVALVRSLRAGDGVSYGHTWVADRDTTVALLPVGYADGVFRNLSNRIDVLINGRLRRGVGRICMDQFVVDLGPDGDAVEGDDAILFGPGVQGESTAQDWADLLGTINYEVVTSPRGRFVRTYIGSTGETR
- the tsaD gene encoding tRNA (adenosine(37)-N6)-threonylcarbamoyltransferase complex transferase subunit TsaD; this translates as MIILAIESSCDETGVGIAELGTDGSVTLLADEVASSVDEHARFGGVVPEIASRAHLEALGPTMRRALQAAGLARPDAVAATIGPGLAGALLVGVAAAKAYSAAWQVPFYAVNHLGGHLAADVYDHGPLPESVGLLVSGGHTNLLHVRSLGEPIVEMGSTVDDAAGEAYDKVARLLGLGYPGGKVLDDLAREGDREAIVFPRGMTGPRDDPYAFSFSGLKTSVARYVESHPDASKADVAAGFQEAVADVLTRKAVRACNDLGVKTLLIAGGVAANSRLRELAEERCVANGLTLRIPRPRLCTDNGAMIASFAAHLIAAGAPASPLDAASDPGLPVVQGQVA